The Geminocystis sp. M7585_C2015_104 genome has a window encoding:
- a CDS encoding bifunctional phosphoribosyl-AMP cyclohydrolase/phosphoribosyl-ATP diphosphatase HisIE, giving the protein MSNYSTNLKEAVPMDSIRYNEQGLVPAIVQDYLDGTVLMMAWMSPESLQKTLETGEAWYWSRSRQQLWHKGATSGHIQKIKSIRYDCDSDALLLVVEQIGDTACHTGERSCFHQIDKTKASPPADTLTELFKVVFQRRQHPKENSYTCQLYEGGDNKILKKIGEETAEFVMACKDDNKEAIVAEAADLFYHTLVALAYHHVDLRQVYKKLQERRR; this is encoded by the coding sequence ATGAGCAATTATTCAACCAACCTGAAGGAAGCAGTGCCCATGGATTCCATTAGATACAATGAACAAGGATTAGTACCGGCTATCGTCCAGGATTATCTAGATGGGACAGTACTAATGATGGCATGGATGAGCCCCGAATCGCTACAGAAAACTCTAGAAACAGGAGAAGCGTGGTATTGGAGTCGTTCACGTCAACAATTATGGCATAAGGGGGCAACTTCCGGACACATTCAAAAAATTAAATCCATCCGCTATGATTGTGATAGTGATGCTCTTCTGCTAGTGGTAGAGCAAATCGGGGATACTGCCTGTCACACGGGGGAGAGAAGTTGTTTTCACCAGATAGATAAAACCAAAGCCTCACCCCCAGCTGATACCCTCACAGAATTATTCAAGGTAGTATTTCAACGTCGCCAACACCCCAAGGAGAATTCCTATACCTGTCAACTGTATGAAGGAGGAGATAACAAAATCCTAAAAAAAATCGGCGAGGAGACTGCTGAATTTGTTATGGCTTGCAAAGACGACAATAAAGAGGCTATCGTTGCAGAGGCTGCTGACTTGTTTTACCACACCCTTGTAGCTTTAGCCTACCACCATGTCGATTTGCGTCAAGTATACAAAAAATTACAAGAAAGAAGACGCTAG
- the rsmA gene encoding 16S rRNA (adenine(1518)-N(6)/adenine(1519)-N(6))-dimethyltransferase RsmA yields MIKPRKRFGQHWLKSEIALENIIKTAQLKREDRILEIGPGTGILTERLLPQVNQVLAVEIDRDLCKLLRTKFAGWSNFLLLEGDFLAQEFFPGFLEYNKVVANIPYYITGPILEKLLGTISKPSPKQLEFIVLLIQKEVAERLVAKPGNKNYGALTLKVRYLADCEIVCKVPARAFYPPPKVDSVVVKITPRKIDNPPKNPAFLEKIIRMGFNGRRKMLKNNLKPIVKPELLEVILANFNINPQVRAEDLDLQDWILLSNILSDSPDCGEG; encoded by the coding sequence ATTATTAAGCCTCGAAAAAGATTTGGCCAACACTGGCTAAAAAGTGAGATTGCCCTTGAGAATATTATTAAAACTGCCCAGTTAAAAAGGGAGGATAGGATACTAGAAATTGGGCCTGGTACTGGAATTTTAACGGAAAGATTGTTGCCACAAGTGAACCAAGTATTGGCTGTTGAAATTGATAGAGATTTGTGTAAACTTTTAAGGACAAAATTCGCCGGCTGGTCCAACTTTCTGTTGCTGGAGGGGGATTTCTTGGCGCAGGAGTTTTTTCCCGGTTTCTTGGAATACAACAAAGTGGTGGCTAATATCCCCTATTATATCACCGGTCCCATCCTAGAAAAATTGCTAGGCACTATCAGCAAACCGTCGCCAAAACAGTTGGAATTTATTGTCTTATTGATTCAAAAGGAGGTGGCGGAGAGACTGGTGGCAAAACCAGGCAACAAAAATTACGGCGCTCTTACCCTTAAGGTAAGATATTTGGCAGACTGTGAGATAGTATGTAAGGTGCCAGCAAGGGCATTTTATCCGCCGCCAAAGGTAGACTCTGTGGTGGTGAAAATAACCCCAAGGAAGATTGATAATCCACCTAAAAATCCCGCCTTTCTGGAAAAAATTATCCGCATGGGTTTTAATGGAAGAAGAAAGATGCTAAAGAATAATCTAAAACCCATCGTTAAGCCAGAATTGTTGGAAGTAATCCTGGCAAATTTTAACATAAATCCTCAGGTGCGGGCGGAGGATTTGGACTTGCAAGATTGGATTTTGCTAAGTAACATTTTGTCGGATAGTCCAGACTGTGGTGAAGGTTAA
- a CDS encoding response regulator, with product MDDNLLINSSSEPIILVVDDLKQNLKLLNVILESANYQTSLATSGRDALERLKVLTPDLILLDLMMPEMSGLEVCRIIKSHPEYRDIPVIFLTASVEESHLVEAYSLGASDYVTKPFRKPELLARIATQITLRRQAQLIRQLQEEIRQLKQCLNSTPR from the coding sequence ATGGATGATAACCTATTAATCAATTCTTCTTCCGAACCTATAATACTAGTAGTAGACGATTTGAAACAGAATCTGAAACTATTAAATGTTATCCTGGAGTCAGCTAACTATCAGACTAGTCTGGCAACCAGTGGTAGGGATGCCTTGGAGAGACTTAAAGTCTTAACCCCCGACTTAATCTTGCTGGATTTGATGATGCCAGAAATGAGTGGCTTGGAAGTATGTCGTATTATCAAGTCTCACCCGGAATACAGGGATATACCTGTCATCTTTCTCACAGCTAGTGTGGAGGAAAGCCATTTAGTGGAGGCTTATAGTCTGGGCGCCTCCGACTATGTTACAAAACCCTTCCGGAAACCGGAATTGCTTGCTCGTATTGCAACCCAAATTACACTAAGACGACAAGCCCAATTGATTCGTCAATTACAGGAGGAAATCCGACAGTTAAAACAGTGTCTTAATTCTACCCCTCGCTAA